Within the Bacteroidota bacterium genome, the region TTGGACCGGTTTTGCACTCCATGATCTTGATGATATTGGCGAATATATTGCCAAAGATTCTGAACGTTATGCAAAAGTTGTAATTCAAAATTTATTTGAATCAACAGATTTATCCTGAATAATTCATAAATCCAAAATTCGGATAAAAAGCTATACTAT harbors:
- a CDS encoding type II toxin-antitoxin system RelE/ParE family toxin produces the protein MVKVVWTGFALHDLDDIGEYIAKDSERYAKVVIQNLFESTDLS